From the Takifugu flavidus isolate HTHZ2018 chromosome 12, ASM371156v2, whole genome shotgun sequence genome, one window contains:
- the LOC130534523 gene encoding bridge-like lipid transfer protein family member 2 isoform X1 yields the protein MSLFLISLLLLILLGIVLCITFRWLISTLAVRFLRSVLNADLKIKSVGLFSVHGVSIQFHPHHILEIDRIWISSKLLNQDLPRYLALCVGETRVRFDLQVPLEPLVKRKHGKTSGKVSVSPTKLRFLSQLLSFHISSVNVMVLNIAHSESLWHMTVTGITLLLDHQCKRLAWDFSVGQLSSKVLKSSQLDTCLAEVALSLLLSGDVSLPEMKPGSLSLSVRTLLAELHEGLFISQCLLPASSKKSTHNASECENTDFIQTEAVERFHQLIPHSIDVELDNTNLTLSMHSQKRHLNWTLKSLKLCYAHDEEHLPLKSFTPELSFPHSSLELLLEDGLLLSQSRQRILCVNSLKTTLQVTSTEVSSSITVNTCIIHYRHQEFSPWLNLLPWEQLIHRKATHKNSLLDYLPMLVSFRRLPHLDAPVMITTSVSNINVSVQLGDTTPFALGFLSACGELRHLLDIKTESECPESQNVHQRASLTLDNFWWRVGQGSHIQQAPHPPGKHVWGEALILDSLNLQGSFNRPHLESSSQCPSLSVDSRLNGLQVELSETCALCLSRLMSLIFAPPVTVPEPLDEASVSPTNDDAVQLTSTSQLHLLFKVDCCLEDVNVFTLSNLAGAVSLRMDSVGLLSSAESSTVSLQGVSLSTIKTLTESMESCCPASQASNPLLKLTTMAFTYHITTHTLQVECEEELTVEWTPADHMVLYQHLSEAEACWRMLCGSKAEDTRVKLQESEINSDRSRLLCLRIELGRTRLTAHVSEQNYILLYTEALSVSKHAASIRISSPSLIFNFDGHNIVSFQSLDVETHAELTEMKLHRDTFPFLTTLHNRVWVLSSPSLTVEFPYQYNFSSTFDKAISVQKWLKSLHRPTSQATTDQCLPPDLVFRINQFSFLFLDDIFEIKLRDNYELMKDESKESAKRLQLLDKKVADLRKQHGELLPARKIEELYSSLEKKHIEIYIQRSRRLYINTPMRKSLLTWTVSDLELVVLADQSLHGPERVREQVRDIDGISPFPRDGLPLVVQWCRAVKFKLTAFLVRIRDYPRYLFEIRDWKLSGRLIGTEQDGQARGRRKQVIPLGSPWGDVTVLRNMPPLKFFYDFKSNINLYTIVWGPCWDPAWTLIGQSVDLLTKPTVDPSPPLAWWDKSRLLLHGRWVMDIDQANLHQLATEDPYNTTENLHWEWNKLNFDWKPGQFLFKGDLDVNVRTASKYDDICFLHLPNLDMTLDLQWLCHGNPHDHHSVVLCSAENMADVTSGQPHDSYRAFRSENLNLAITMDLNQHCGSEPSEPKILLYSSTLRWMQNFWATWTSVSRPICRGKLFHSLRPVRKKLGQHYKQMSYTAAFPQLQVHYWASFAQQRGIQLECSKGHVFTRGAQRLIPQAGTVMRRLISEWNVTQMVSELSQVTVHLMASTWDETADHQMNAQVKKTHLLSLSSLSYQRHSIRTEEEVNQKDESNASYTHKLRLVDLRASWTTTNRNIAFGLYDGYKKASVLKRNLSTEALKGLKIDTQLFTKKLKRSPANYSPTTAPTTPVMPTVSRAEKSQNEGTSMLQKLIEETDKFVVFSEEDSGVSDQLCGIAACQTDDVYNRNWFIELVNCQMMLRGTETAGCVLVSAAKAQLLQCEHHPSWYNDTLKQKTTWTCLLDGMQYFATMEPNPSEQEDRQLWLEVKNIEEHRQRNNDSVLELMESGQAVGGMVSTTTDWNQPAQVNEAQQVQRIISRCSCRMHYISYSHDINPELATQIKPPELRNSHEKEDLLKKQAGAVDTFTLIHHDLEISTNPVQYAMILDIVNNLLLHVEPRRKEHSEKKQRVRFQLEISSNPEEQRSSILHLQEAVRQHLAQIRRLEKQIYSNIRAQTEEQSSDELMEINSQLQNQLNQEKNDMQMKSEELNILIRCFKDFQLQRANKLELRKPPEDVSVARRTEIYFAQAGWCLTEEDGQLGIAELELQRFMYSKLNKSDDTAEHLLELGWFTMNNLLPDAAYKVVLRPQSTCQAGRQFALRIFSKVRPPVGGISVKEHFEVNVVPITIQLMYQFFKRMMGFFFPGRNVEEEEVTDEEDKFRLVTTGIPVKARQSSEDTMGAMGPSKGVTQGLNRTAGVRRSFRKPPEHPVDDIDKMKERAAMNNSFIYIKIPQVPLCVSYKGEKSSVDWKDLNLVLPCLEYHNNTWTWLDFAMAVKRDSRKALVAQMIKEKLRLKPSSGSDLRGKVSEGKSDNGLQQQEEDEKARLLIGLSTGDKSSSKKSIFSRRK from the exons ATGTCTCTGTTCCTTATTTCCTTACTTCTGCTTATTCTGCTTGGAATTGTGCTGTGCATCACATTCAG ATGGCTGATATCCACCTTGGCTGTGCGATTCCTCCGATCGGTACTCAATGCTGATCTCAAGATCAAATCAGTCGGACTGTTTTCTGTCCATGGTGTCAGTATCCAGTTTCACCCCCATCATATTCTG GAGATTGACAGAATATGGATTTCCAGTAAGCTTTTAAACCAGGATTTGCC GAGGTATCTGGCGTTGTGTGTTGGGGAGACAAGAGTAAGGTTTGATTTACAAGTTCCTCTGGAACCTCtggtgaaaagaaaacatggaaaaacgTCTGGAAAGGTTTCAGTCAGTCCCACAAAGTTAAGATTTCTGTCACAG CTGTTGTCGTTCCATATCAGCTCTGTCAATGTGATGGTGCTGAACATCGCACATTCAGAGTCACTATGGCACATGACTGTTACAGGCATCACTTTGTTACTTGACCATCAGTGTAAGAG GTTGGCCTGGGACTTCTCGGTTGGACAGCTCAGCAGCAAAGTACTAAAAAGCAGCCAGTTG GATACATGCTTAGCTGAAGTGGCCCTCAGCTTGCTGCTATCTGGAGATGTGAGCCTGCCAGAGATGAAGCCAGGTTCTTTGTCTCTGAGTGTGAGGACACTTTTAGCAGAGCTGCACGAGGGATTGTTTATCAGTCAGTGCTTACTGCCTGCGTCTTCCAAAAAGAGCACCCATAATGCATCTG aGTGTGAAAACACTGATTTTATTCAGACCGAGGCTGTAGAACGCTTCCATCAGCTCATCCCCCACAGTATTGATGTAGAGTTAGATAATACAAACCTAACTCTGTCAATGCACAGCCAGAAAAG ACACCTTAATTGGACACTGAAGTCTTTAAAGCTGTGTTATGCACATGATGAAGAGCACCTTCCTCTGAAAAGTTTTACTCCTGAACTTAGCTTTCcccacagcagcctggagctcCTTCTAGAGG ATGGACTTCTGCTCTCACAAAGTCGCCAAAGAATCCTTTGTGTGAACTCTCTCAAAACAACCTTGCAG GTGACATCGACGGAAGTCTCCAGTTCAATCACAGTCAATACCTGCATCATTCATTACCGCCATCAGGAGTTCTCGCCTTGGCTGAATTTATTACCATGGGAACAGTTAATCCACCGGAAagccacacacaaaaacag TCTGTTAGATTATTTGCCCATGCTTGTGTCCTTCAGGCGTCTCCCTCACCTCGACGCCCCTGTGATGATCACCACATCCGTCTCCAACATTAATGTGTCTGTGCAGCTGGGAGACACAACACCTTTTGCCTTAGGTTTCCTCTCGGCTTGTGGAG AATTGCGGCATCTTCTCGACATTAAAACCGAATCGGAGTGCCCGGAATCCCAGAATGTGCACCAGCGTGCCTCCCTGACCCTGGATAATTTCTGGTGGAGAGTTGGTCAGGGGTCTCATATCCAACAAGCACCACACCCCCCTGGTAAACACGTGTGGGGAGAAGCACTGATTTTAGACTCGCTCAATCTTCAG GGCAGTTTCAATCGACCCCACCTGGAGTCAAGTAGCCAGTGTCCGAGTCTGAGTGTCGACTCTCGTCTTAATGGGCTTCAAGTGGAGCTTTCTGAGACATGTGCACTGTGCCTCTCTCGTCTTATGTCCCTCATTTTTGCCCCCCCCGTCACAGTACCTGAGCCCTTGGATGAGGCCTCGGTGTCACCCACAAATGACGATGCTGTCCAGCTGACCAGCACCTCCCAACTACACCTGCTGTTTAAAGTGGACTGTTGTCTTGAAGATGTTAATGTGTTTACACTGTCTAATCTGGCCG GAGCTGTTTCTTTGCGGATGGATAGTGTTGGTCTGCTGAGCTCTGCAGAGAGCTCCACAGTGTCACTTCAAGGGGTTAGTTTGTCAACAATCAAGACTCTGACGGAGAGCATGGAATCATGTTGCCCTGCCTCCCAGGCTTCCAATCCCTTACTCAAACTCACCACAATGGCCTTCACCTACCACATCACCACTCACACCTTACAG gTTGAATGTGAAGAAGAGTTAACAGTTGAGTGGACACCAGCAGATCACATGGTCTTGTATCAGCATCTGAGTGAAGCTGAGGCTTGTTGGCGCATGCTTTGCGGCTCAAAAGCAGAGGACACCAGGGTCAAGCTCCAAGAGAGTGAAATTAATTCAGATCGCAGTCGACTTTTGTGTCTTCGCATTGAGTTGGGCCGCACTCGTTTAACAGCACACGTCAGTGAGCAGAACTACATTCTTCTCTACACAGAGGCCCTGTCTGTGTCTAAGCATGCTGCATCCATTCGtatctcttctccctccttgATATTCAACTTTGATGGCCACAACATTGTCTCGTTTCAAAGTCTTGATGTGGAGACCCACGCGGAGTTGACTGAGATGAAGCTGCACAGAGACACCTTCCCTTTCCTCACCACTCTCCACAACCGTGTCTGGGTTCTCTCTAGCCCCTCTCTGACTGTGGAGTTCCCATACCAGTACAACTTCTCAAGCACCTTTGACAAGGCAATTAGTGTCCAGAAATGGCTGAAGTCTCTTCATCGTCCAACAAGCCAAGCCACCACAGACCAATGCTTACCCCCTGACCTTGTTTTCAGAATCAACCAGTTCTCCTTTCTCTTCCTGGATGACATCTTTGAAATCAAGCTGCGAGACAACTATGAGCTGATGAAGGATGAAAGTAAAGAAAGTGCAAAGCGTCTTCAGCTTCTGGATAAGAAGGTGGCAGATCTGCGCAAACAGCACGGAGAGCTTCTCCCTGCACGAAAGATTGAAGAACTGTATAGTTCACTGGAGAAAAAGCACATTGAGATCTACATCCAGCGCTCCCGCCGCCTCTACATCAACACACCCATGAGAAAGTCACTGCTGACCTGGACGGTGTCAGACTTGGAACTAGTAGTTCTTGCTGATCAGTCTCTTCATGGCCCAGAGAGGGTCAGAGAGCAAGTGAGAGACATTGACGGGATCAGTCCCTTCCCCAGAGATGGACTCCCTCTGGTGGTCCAGTGGTGTCGTGCTGTCAAGTTCAAGCTGACTGCATTTTTAG tgAGAATTCGGGATTATCCCCGTTATCTGTTTGAGATCAGGGACTGGAAACTGTCAGGGCGTCTTATCGGAACAGAACAAGATGGGCAAGCCAGAGGTCGGCGAAAACAAGTTATCCCACTTGGCTCTCCTTGGGGAGATGTGACAGTTCTGAGAAATATGCCACCACTCAAGTTCTTTTACGATTTCAAAT CCAACATAAATCTATACACTATTGTGTGGGGGCCATGTTGGGACCCTGCCTGGACTTTGATTGGCCAATCTGTTGACCTGCTGACCAAACCTACTGTCGacccctctccccctctggcTTGGTGGGATAAGAGTCGCCTTCTTCTCCATGGACGCTGGGTTATGGATATTGATCAAGCCAACCTGCATCAACTGGCAACTGAG GATCCTTACAACACCACAGAAAACCTGCACTGGGAGTGGAATAAACTGAACTTTGACTGGAAGCCTGGGCAGTTTTTGTTTAAAGGAGATTTGGACGTGAATGTCAGGACAGCATCAAA ATATGATGATATCTGTTTTCTACACCTGCCCAATCTGGATATGACGCTTGACCTCCAATGGCTTTGCCATGGAAACCCCCATGACCACCACTCTGTAGTGCTCTGCAGTGCAGAGAACATGGCAGATGTGACTTCAGGACAACCCCATGACTCTTACAGAGCCTTTCGTTCTGAGAACCTTAACCTAGCCATCACCATGGACCTTAACCAACACTGTGGATCTG AACCCTCTGAGCCTAAAATCCTACTGTATAGTAGCACACTGCGCTGGATGCAGAACTTCTGGGCCACCTGGACAAGCGTATCTCGACCCATTTGCAGGGGAAAACTCTTCCACAGCCTCAGGCCAGTCCGCAAGAAGCTGGGTCAGCACTACAAACAGATGTCTTACACAGCTGCCTTCCCACAACTACAA GTACATTACTGGGCTTCTTTTGCCCAGCAGAGAGGTATCCAGTTGGAGTGCAGCAAAGGCCATGTCTTCACTCGAGGAGCACAGAGACTTATTCCACAGG CTGGCACTGTGATGAGGAGGCTGATCTCTGAATGGAACGTGACTCAGATGGTCAGTGAGCTGTCTCAGGTGACGGTCCACCTGATGGCCTCCACCTGGGATGAGACTGCTGACCACCAAATGAATGCTCAGGTGAAGAAGACTCACCTGCTCAGCCTGTCGTCGTTGAGTTATCAGCGACATAGCATCCGCACAGAGGAG gAGGTGAACCAGAAGGATGAGTCCAATGCTTCATATACCCATAAGCTTCGTCTGGTGGACCTTCGTGCTTCCTGGACCACCACTAACAGGAACATCGCCTTTGGACTGTATGATGGCTATAAAAAAGCATCTGTGCTAAAGAGAAATCTCTCCACTGAAGCTCTGAAAGGCCTGAAGATAGACACACAGCTGTTCACCAAGAAACTCAAACGCTCTCCTGCCAACTATTCTCCCACCACAGCCCCGACCACACCTGTAATGCCCACAGTCAGCCGAGCAGAGAAAAGTCAAAATGAAG GAACTTCGATGCTCCAGAAACTGATTGAAGAAACAGAcaagtttgtggtgttttcagagGAAGACTCGGGTGTCAGCGACCAGCTGTGTGGCATCGCGGCCTGTCAGACAGATGACGTGTACAACCGCAACTGGTTTATCGAGCTGGTCAACTGTCAG ATGATGTTGCGTGGCACAGAGACTGCAGGCTGCGTCCTGGTGTCTGCGGCGAAGGCTCAGCTGCTCCAGTGCGAACACCATCCTTCCTGGTACAATGACACCCTGAAGCAGAAAACCACTTGGACATGTCTACTGGACGGCATGCAGTACTTTGCCACCATGGAACCCAACCCATCtgagcaggaggacagacagttGTGGCTTGAG GTGAAAAACATAGAGGAGCACAGGCAGCGTAACAACGATTCAGTGCTGGAATTGATGGAGAGTGGCCAGGCTGTGGGAGGAATGGTTAGCACCACTACAG ACTGGAACCAGCCAGCTCAGGTCAATGAAGCTCAGCAGGTTCAACGTATCATCTCGCGCTGTAGCTGCCGGATGCACTACATCAGCTACAGCCACGATATCAACCCTGAGTTAGCCACACAGATTAAACCCCCTGAGCTGAGAAATAGCCATGAGAAAGAGGATCTGCTTAAAAAACAGGCTG GAGCTGTGGACACCTTCACCCTAATTCACCACGATCTGGAGATATCTACTAATCCTGTTCAGTACGCTATGATCCTGGACATTGTCAACAATCTTCTGTTACATGTGGAGCCCAGAAGAAAG GAGCACAGTGAGAAAAAACAGCGTGTGCGCTTCCAGTTAGAAATTTCCAGTAACCCTgaggagcagcgcagcagcattcTGCACCTTCAGGAGGCTGTCAGGCAGCACCTTGCTCAGATTAGACGCCTGGAAAAGCAGATTTACTCCAACATCAGA GCGCAAACTGAGGAGCAAAGCAGTGATGAGTTGATGGAAATCAACTCTCAGCTGCAGAACCAGCTAAACCAAGAGAAGAACGACATGCAGATGAAGAGTGAAGAGCTCAACATTCTCATCAG GTGCTTTAAGGACTTCCAGCTGCAGCGGGCAAACAAGCTAGAGCTGCGTAAGCCCCCCGAGGATGTGAGCGTGGCGAGGAGAACTGAGATCTACTTTGCCCAGGCCGGCTGGTGCTTGACTGAAGAGGACGGTCAACTTGGAATTGCCGAGTTGGAGCTCCAGAGATTCATGTACAGTAAG CTGAACAAATCTGATGACACTGCAGAGCACCTTTTGGAGTTGGGCTGGTTCACAATGAACAACCTGTTGCCTGATGCAGCATATAAG gttgTCCTTCGCCCTCAGAGTACGTGCCAAGCTGGGCGCCAGTTTGCTTTGCGAATCTTCAGTAAAGTGCGCCCCCCCGTGGGAGGAATTTCAGTCAAAGAACATTttgaa gtgaacgTGGTGCCGATCACCATCCAGTTGATGTACCAGTTCTTCAAGAGGATGATGGGATTTTTCTTCCCTGGAAGAAAcgttgaagaggaagaggtcacaGATGAGGAAGACAAGTTCCGATTGGTTACCACAG GTATCCCTGTGAAGGCTCGGCAGTCATCAGAGGACACCATGGGTGCTATGGGCCCCAGCAAAGGCGTCACCCAGGGACTGAACCGCACTGCAGGGGTCAGGAGGTCATTCAGGAAACCTCCAGAG CATCCTGTCGACGACATCGATAAGATGAAGGAACGAGCAGCTATGAATAACTCCTTTATCTATATTAAAATTCCCCAAGTTCCTCTCTGTGTCAGCTATAAG GGAGAAAAGAGCAGTGTGGACTGGAAGGACCTGAACCTGGTTTTGCCCTGTTTGGAGTACCACAATAATACATGGACATGGCTAGATTTTGCCATGGCAGTGAAACGGGACAGCCGGAAAGCACTTGTAGCACAG ATGATTAAAGAGAAGCTGCGTCTAAAACCGTCTTCAGGTTCGGACCTGCGAGGCAAAGTGTCAGAAGGAAAGTCTGATAATGGTttgcaacagcaggaggaagacgAAAAGGCGCGGCTTCTGATCGGCCTAAGCACTGGAGACAAGAGCTCCAGCAAGAAGAGCATCTTCAGCCGACGCAAGTGA